A genomic segment from Halomonas sp. TA22 encodes:
- a CDS encoding PilZ domain-containing protein — translation MPDPTNRHDSVDRKEPSLGRQGNATGARDESAPASAQAPAGNLRDTSQIQHERRDERQHVRVPAPFQARTEDGRIFDGIDVSMGGFELKGDAAIAPGAVMPISLLMSAGTAELIVPVEAHCLRCHPDDEGQYRAAFRITHIDPAQQEVLRRLIRAYLSGRYASVESLIDDEDPQTPRKRKSGAAAPPAAPPRPWGRYVALFAAAALLVVVGAATAYRNFMLIEPSFAAVTAPRIDIRAPGAGILEDHPWQAGDRVERDQYLTGVNNSDLESDLILARASQSYNERLIENLQESLASGNGQVSMANSAQPGSGDSVSYETASPEIAQARVEQFETVRDYESSRVSALEARMSMNEIHSPCDCLVAWALSSADGTYINESERIMTLIRTGEEDVMVEALVHMSDIARISPDQTAFIALPNASEPIRAQVRSVALDVERQPRAGFPNWVRQQQNVASVLLVPETSLPAEAVGQPVDVRFTETPTLAATAEWIYQGGRAVSQYVTGLYQSVTNRDDESQESASG, via the coding sequence ATGCCTGACCCAACCAATCGTCATGACAGCGTCGATCGCAAGGAACCGTCATTAGGTCGCCAGGGCAACGCTACTGGCGCACGCGACGAGAGCGCACCTGCATCGGCCCAAGCGCCAGCTGGCAACCTGCGTGATACCAGCCAGATTCAACATGAGCGCCGCGACGAGCGGCAGCATGTGCGGGTACCGGCCCCCTTCCAGGCGAGAACCGAAGATGGACGCATCTTCGACGGTATCGATGTCTCGATGGGGGGATTCGAGCTCAAAGGCGATGCCGCCATTGCCCCCGGCGCCGTGATGCCGATTTCGCTATTGATGTCAGCGGGAACGGCAGAGCTGATCGTGCCGGTCGAGGCACACTGCCTGCGCTGCCATCCCGATGATGAGGGGCAATACCGGGCCGCATTTCGCATCACCCATATCGATCCTGCCCAGCAGGAGGTGCTCAGACGACTGATTCGCGCCTACTTGAGCGGGCGCTATGCCAGTGTCGAGAGTCTGATCGATGACGAGGACCCGCAAACGCCACGCAAGCGTAAGTCAGGTGCGGCGGCCCCCCCCGCCGCCCCACCCCGCCCTTGGGGACGCTATGTCGCGCTCTTTGCGGCGGCAGCTCTGCTCGTGGTCGTTGGGGCCGCCACGGCATACCGCAACTTCATGCTGATCGAGCCGAGCTTTGCCGCGGTGACGGCACCGAGAATCGATATCCGCGCCCCCGGCGCCGGCATCCTCGAGGATCATCCCTGGCAGGCGGGGGATCGAGTCGAGCGCGACCAATACCTGACCGGCGTCAACAACAGCGACCTGGAATCCGACCTGATCCTGGCGCGGGCATCGCAGAGCTACAACGAACGGCTGATCGAAAACCTGCAGGAGAGTCTCGCCTCGGGCAACGGGCAGGTCAGCATGGCCAACTCGGCACAGCCGGGCAGCGGCGACTCCGTCTCCTATGAAACCGCCTCCCCGGAGATCGCCCAGGCACGTGTCGAGCAGTTCGAGACGGTACGCGATTACGAAAGCTCCCGCGTCAGCGCGCTAGAGGCGCGCATGTCGATGAACGAGATCCACAGCCCTTGCGACTGTCTGGTGGCCTGGGCACTGAGTAGTGCCGACGGCACCTATATCAACGAAAGCGAGCGGATCATGACCCTCATTCGTACCGGGGAGGAGGATGTCATGGTCGAAGCCCTCGTGCACATGAGCGACATCGCTCGGATATCGCCCGACCAGACGGCCTTCATCGCACTACCCAACGCTTCGGAGCCGATTCGTGCCCAGGTACGCAGCGTCGCGCTCGACGTAGAACGTCAACCACGCGCCGGCTTCCCCAACTGGGTTCGTCAGCAGCAGAACGTCGCAAGCGTACTGCTGGTGCCCGAAACCTCGCTGCCGGCCGAGGCGGTAGGCCAGCCAGTCGACGTGCGTTTCACCGAAACACCGACTCTTGCCGCAACGGCTGAGTGGATCTATCAAGGCGGTCGCGCCGTGAGCCAGTACGTCACTGGTCTCTATCAATCCGTGACCAATCGTGACGACGAATCTCAGGAATCCGCATCGGGGTGA
- a CDS encoding alginate lyase family protein, which yields MAKQFAFVVAPRSLPRRLLSIGVAMTWCLAAPTHALTLEERKALDLSPYTVNDSDASYFDVEARQQLLQETPNAILRIGSDTLATGTSCRQQLAQPPITTRLRVPGYYPSPEEWEEASEPLFKFEDTVSLLAGSFVATDDIYYAECLVKFLDHWADNDALMNFYYAGTEPQAWFATESMIFAAAMAYSVVRPEVEGLEEERENVERWLTDLSQRHIEIPGEPENSCCNNHFYRRALYATMVGVLTENDELFQIGVSAIYSALHDMTETGALPLEIQRGRRATHYQNYALLYLITNMEIIARQGYDIYALEIEGRTIHDAVDFAMSAIEDPHVLGESVPREQYRGFLRDPQYFSWMEIYQSRFDDPRIDELLTQARPIYNRSAGGYATLYFMDPEAQQQIVFDERSETESFDGLSWN from the coding sequence ATGGCCAAACAATTCGCCTTTGTGGTGGCGCCCCGGTCGTTACCGCGCCGCCTGCTTTCAATCGGGGTGGCGATGACCTGGTGCCTGGCAGCGCCAACTCATGCGCTTACGCTGGAGGAGCGCAAGGCCCTCGATCTCTCTCCCTATACCGTCAATGACTCCGACGCGAGCTACTTCGACGTCGAGGCGCGCCAGCAGCTGCTGCAGGAGACCCCCAACGCCATCCTGCGTATCGGCAGTGACACCCTTGCCACTGGCACCAGCTGTCGTCAGCAGCTGGCACAGCCGCCGATCACTACCCGCCTGCGCGTCCCGGGCTATTACCCGAGCCCTGAGGAGTGGGAGGAGGCTTCCGAACCGCTGTTCAAGTTCGAGGACACGGTCTCCCTGTTGGCCGGCTCCTTTGTCGCGACCGATGACATCTACTATGCCGAGTGCCTGGTGAAGTTTCTCGACCACTGGGCAGATAATGATGCATTGATGAACTTCTACTATGCCGGGACCGAGCCCCAGGCTTGGTTCGCCACCGAATCGATGATCTTTGCCGCCGCCATGGCCTACTCCGTGGTCAGGCCGGAGGTCGAGGGTCTCGAGGAGGAGCGGGAGAATGTCGAGAGGTGGCTGACAGACCTATCACAGCGCCATATCGAGATTCCCGGCGAACCTGAAAACAGCTGCTGCAACAACCATTTCTACCGCCGCGCACTCTACGCCACCATGGTGGGGGTGCTGACGGAGAATGACGAGCTCTTCCAGATCGGTGTCAGTGCCATCTACTCGGCACTCCACGACATGACCGAGACAGGTGCTTTACCGCTGGAAATTCAGCGCGGTCGACGCGCCACGCACTATCAGAATTACGCCCTGCTCTACCTGATCACCAATATGGAGATCATCGCCAGGCAGGGATATGACATCTATGCCCTCGAAATCGAGGGCCGCACCATTCATGACGCCGTCGACTTTGCCATGTCGGCCATCGAGGATCCTCACGTGCTCGGTGAATCGGTACCTCGTGAGCAGTATCGTGGCTTCCTTCGCGATCCCCAGTACTTCTCCTGGATGGAGATCTATCAGTCGCGTTTCGACGACCCGCGTATAGACGAGCTCCTGACTCAAGCTCGTCCCATCTACAACCGCAGCGCCGGCGGCTATGCAACGCTCTACTTCATGGATCCTGAAGCACAGCAGCAGATCGTCTTCGACGAGCGCTCAGAAACGGAGTCATTCGATGGCTTGTCCTGGAACTAG
- a CDS encoding polysaccharide lyase has translation MNGIIRHTARARTFLLASSILVPALALGGLATEAQAQDEVELSVPQLTSCSERYSLISSMQPELRQDAREAIRRGFDTRRDWGTDENIEIMRRDTTARGEPVVRVHYPEGTSSPGDTEPGGAGFYTEHTELAGADSACLRYQVRFAPDFDFVRGGKLPGLYGGEAPSGGDRATGENGFSMRFMWREDGDGELYEYVVNQDEEYGASVGRGLWRFETGRWVTIEQEIVLNDPDRKNGVARVWIDGEPILEQQGIVYRTTDSLHIDGVMFSTFFGGHGEEWRTPYDQSVDFAGFRLYAPSS, from the coding sequence ATGAACGGCATCATTCGACATACCGCCCGTGCTCGCACTTTTCTTCTCGCATCGAGCATCTTGGTGCCCGCTCTGGCGCTCGGTGGCCTGGCCACCGAAGCCCAGGCGCAGGACGAAGTGGAGCTCAGCGTGCCCCAACTAACGTCGTGCTCCGAGCGCTATTCACTGATCTCCAGTATGCAACCCGAATTGCGCCAGGATGCGCGCGAGGCGATACGCCGCGGTTTCGACACTCGCCGTGACTGGGGCACGGATGAAAACATCGAAATCATGAGACGCGACACCACCGCCCGGGGCGAACCCGTAGTACGGGTTCACTATCCCGAAGGCACCTCCTCGCCAGGCGATACCGAGCCAGGGGGAGCCGGATTCTATACCGAACACACGGAGCTCGCTGGTGCCGACAGCGCCTGCCTGCGCTACCAGGTCCGCTTCGCCCCGGATTTCGACTTCGTGAGAGGCGGCAAGTTACCCGGCCTGTATGGAGGAGAGGCACCCAGCGGAGGGGATCGCGCCACCGGGGAGAATGGCTTCTCGATGCGCTTCATGTGGCGAGAGGATGGCGATGGCGAACTCTATGAGTATGTCGTCAATCAGGATGAGGAGTATGGCGCCTCCGTTGGCCGCGGCCTGTGGCGCTTCGAGACAGGACGCTGGGTCACCATCGAACAGGAAATCGTGCTCAACGATCCTGACCGCAAGAACGGCGTGGCGCGGGTCTGGATCGATGGCGAGCCGATCCTTGAGCAGCAAGGCATCGTCTATCGCACCACCGATAGCCTGCATATCGATGGCGTGATGTTCTCGACTTTCTTCGGAGGCCATGGCGAAGAGTGGCGCACGCCGTACGATCAGAGCGTCGACTTCGCCGGTTTCCGCCTCTACGCCCCCAGTTCATAA
- a CDS encoding glycosyltransferase: protein MASRPHVPRPSTASWVTEFTVLLLGLALLIVLISELPRDIFNPESQSFFFAVGAIGIWRYSWWLVQAVRSTWYNRKVFPRLRAEADAASARMRPDALYVLCTSYRIETEVSFSVYDALIKEARDYGVPTTIFAALSDRTDVDIIDHVLDENGRPGNIEICYMFQKGDGKRSAMAEVLRAISRRMPSRNSVLVSMDGDIRLEPGTFEHSLSFFLSRDDLGAITTNNTAKVTGNDATKEWYDLRYAQRHLVMSSLSLSERLLVLTGRYSAFRVDLATHPEFISLVENDHVYHWRFGNFKFLSGDDKSTWYWLLKHGWKMLYIPDVYVTGFEELPNRKRFFASTTDLMRRWYGNMLRTSERAIKLGPKPMGWFTWWSLVDQRLSMWTTLVGPSVAILVSLFIRPSFIFAYLLWILFTRSIATSILAWQRGRFSLLWIPLIYYNQVFGAILKTYVSFRFNRQKWSRQGISAGEPTDPVAARRQRHMGHFMHAVYFTSLLFVLVLATGVLAPPDYMSLAILRDWGLWPH from the coding sequence ATGGCGAGTCGACCTCATGTTCCGAGACCTTCTACCGCCAGTTGGGTGACGGAGTTCACCGTGCTGCTGCTGGGCCTTGCCCTGCTGATCGTGTTGATCTCGGAACTCCCTCGGGACATCTTCAATCCCGAGTCCCAAAGCTTCTTCTTTGCCGTGGGTGCCATCGGTATCTGGCGCTATTCGTGGTGGCTGGTACAGGCAGTACGCTCGACCTGGTACAACCGCAAGGTATTTCCAAGGCTCAGGGCTGAAGCCGACGCGGCCAGTGCCAGGATGCGCCCCGATGCGCTCTACGTGCTCTGCACGTCGTATCGCATCGAAACCGAGGTGAGCTTTTCAGTCTATGATGCCCTGATCAAGGAGGCCCGCGATTACGGTGTACCAACGACGATCTTTGCTGCCCTTTCGGACCGTACCGATGTCGATATCATCGACCATGTCCTTGATGAGAATGGCCGGCCGGGGAATATCGAGATCTGCTACATGTTCCAGAAGGGGGATGGCAAGCGCTCGGCCATGGCCGAGGTACTGCGTGCCATCTCACGCCGCATGCCATCGAGAAACTCAGTACTGGTCTCGATGGATGGCGATATCCGGCTGGAGCCCGGCACCTTCGAGCACTCCCTCTCGTTCTTCCTCAGCCGCGACGACCTCGGTGCAATCACCACCAACAATACCGCCAAGGTGACCGGCAACGATGCCACCAAGGAGTGGTATGACCTGCGCTATGCTCAGCGCCATCTGGTGATGAGTTCGCTGTCTCTTTCCGAGCGTTTGCTAGTGCTGACAGGGCGTTACAGTGCCTTTCGCGTCGATCTGGCTACCCATCCGGAGTTCATCTCCCTGGTGGAGAACGATCACGTCTACCATTGGCGCTTCGGCAACTTCAAGTTCCTTTCCGGGGATGACAAGTCGACCTGGTACTGGCTGCTCAAGCATGGCTGGAAGATGCTCTACATTCCCGATGTCTATGTCACCGGTTTTGAGGAGCTGCCCAACCGCAAGCGCTTCTTCGCCTCGACGACCGACCTGATGCGCCGCTGGTATGGCAACATGCTGCGCACCAGCGAGCGAGCCATCAAGCTCGGCCCCAAGCCGATGGGCTGGTTCACCTGGTGGAGCCTGGTCGATCAACGACTGTCGATGTGGACCACCCTGGTGGGCCCCAGCGTGGCCATCCTGGTGTCGCTGTTCATCCGTCCATCGTTCATTTTCGCCTATCTGCTGTGGATTCTGTTCACCCGCAGTATCGCGACCTCGATCCTGGCCTGGCAGCGCGGCCGTTTCAGCCTGCTGTGGATACCGCTGATCTACTACAACCAGGTATTCGGCGCGATCCTCAAGACCTACGTCAGCTTCCGCTTCAATCGGCAAAAGTGGTCACGCCAAGGCATTTCCGCAGGTGAACCCACTGATCCCGTGGCAGCACGTCGACAACGGCACATGGGGCACTTCATGCATGCCGTCTACTTTACCAGCCTGCTCTTCGTGCTGGTTCTCGCCACTGGCGTGCTAGCGCCGCCCGACTACATGTCACTGGCCATTCTTCGGGATTGGGGACTCTGGCCACATTGA